In Candidatus Rickettsiella isopodorum, the following are encoded in one genomic region:
- a CDS encoding DUF5993 family protein, producing MLALFFFYSLCVLFAWCKERRLAIGLFIVFLLLTTFMFIHHMTDHLSLQF from the coding sequence ATGTTAGCGCTATTCTTTTTCTATAGTCTTTGTGTGCTTTTTGCCTGGTGCAAGGAGCGAAGGCTCGCTATAGGTTTATTTATAGTCTTTTTATTACTAACAACGTTTATGTTTATTCATCATATGACTGATCATTTATCTCTGCAATTTTAG